A window from Methylococcus mesophilus encodes these proteins:
- a CDS encoding DUF4381 domain-containing protein: MEPQLDLRDIHLPPPVGWWPPAPGWWLAPLLAVALTLILWLVWKRLIRNPLRKAVLRELAAIEALDGLEPAEKARRVSVLLRRTCLTLYPRQEVAGLTGQAWLDRLDSVLGDRRFRDGPGRCLADAPYRPASEADPAALFALCRDWARKLPRPARRAH; the protein is encoded by the coding sequence ATGGAGCCGCAACTCGATCTCCGCGACATCCATCTGCCCCCGCCGGTTGGCTGGTGGCCCCCTGCGCCCGGCTGGTGGCTGGCGCCCCTGCTGGCCGTCGCGCTGACCCTGATCCTATGGCTCGTTTGGAAACGCCTCATCCGCAACCCGCTGAGAAAAGCAGTGCTGCGCGAGTTGGCCGCAATCGAAGCCTTGGACGGCCTCGAGCCGGCCGAAAAAGCCCGGCGGGTCTCGGTCCTGTTGCGGCGCACCTGCCTGACTCTCTATCCCCGGCAGGAAGTGGCAGGGCTGACCGGCCAGGCCTGGCTGGACCGGCTGGATTCCGTGCTGGGCGACCGCCGCTTCCGCGACGGCCCCGGCCGCTGCCTCGCCGACGCACCCTACCGGCCCGCCAGCGAAGCGGACCCGGCCGCCCTGTTCGCCTTGTGCCGGGACTGGGCGCGTAAACTGCCCCGGCCGGCACGCCGCGCTCACTGA
- a CDS encoding DUF58 domain-containing protein: protein MSSVPHPASPSADLVRPSLAGLIRLNHPASGIGLYRIAVKAVESGGYLSRFKARGMEFDESRPYAPGDDVRNLDWRVTARTGRTHTKLFREERERPVMLSVDYRAAMWFATRGAFKSVRVAQLASLLAWSASHHGDRVGGQVFSDHGCSEFKPEHGQRGVLRLIRQLAEAQAPALPTAASEAVPATAMKRLQQHVKPGTLVFVLSDFRGFDTAAQTALSALARHSSVVLVFVYDPLEAGLPKSGHFRVSDTIRETAFDAGHRSAERWREKFETRRGALERYARGHRMRWLECSTADDPLAFLQRALRASSKTR from the coding sequence ATGAGTAGTGTTCCGCATCCGGCGAGCCCTTCCGCCGACCTGGTCCGTCCCTCGCTGGCCGGGCTGATCCGCCTGAACCATCCGGCCTCCGGCATCGGCCTGTACCGGATCGCGGTGAAGGCGGTGGAAAGCGGCGGCTATCTCTCGCGCTTCAAGGCGCGCGGGATGGAGTTCGACGAGTCGCGGCCCTACGCCCCGGGAGACGACGTCCGCAACCTGGACTGGCGGGTCACGGCGCGGACGGGCCGGACCCACACCAAGCTGTTCCGGGAAGAGCGCGAGCGGCCGGTGATGCTGTCGGTGGACTACCGCGCGGCGATGTGGTTCGCCACCCGCGGGGCGTTCAAATCGGTGCGCGTCGCCCAGCTCGCCTCCCTCCTGGCCTGGAGCGCAAGCCACCACGGCGATCGGGTGGGCGGCCAGGTCTTTTCCGATCACGGCTGCAGCGAATTCAAGCCAGAGCACGGCCAGCGCGGGGTGCTTCGCCTCATCCGGCAACTGGCGGAGGCGCAGGCTCCCGCGCTGCCGACAGCGGCGTCCGAAGCCGTGCCGGCCACGGCCATGAAACGCTTGCAGCAGCACGTGAAGCCGGGGACTTTGGTGTTCGTGCTCAGCGACTTCCGCGGCTTCGACACCGCCGCGCAAACCGCCCTGAGCGCCCTGGCGCGGCATTCCTCGGTGGTGCTGGTGTTCGTGTACGATCCGCTGGAGGCGGGATTGCCGAAATCGGGCCATTTCCGGGTGAGCGACACGATCCGGGAAACGGCCTTCGACGCCGGCCACCGCAGCGCCGAGCGCTGGCGCGAGAAATTCGAAACGCGCCGCGGCGCACTGGAGCGCTACGCCCGCGGCCATCGCATGCGCTGGCTCGAATGTTCCACCGCGGACGATCCGCTGGCTTTCCTGCAGCGGGCGCTGCGCGCCTCGTCGAAAACACGCTGA
- a CDS encoding hybrid sensor histidine kinase/response regulator produces the protein MESFDQFIPHGYCIKWSPALLWTFVISDGLTFLAYFAIPIILFFFARRRGGAKVRGVLLLFAAFILACGTTHLLDVVTLWIPMYWQTAIAKAVTAAVSAATLVYLLPRVPALASLPSLDRLIALNEELAKEIADRKLAEAALAQREEIYRTTVQQAADGIVLLDPRTHCFVEFNEAACRDLGYSREEFSRLRLSQINAQFDGQGLEMHFAALLQGSQNLDFVTVHRHKDGSLIDVEVRSRLVEVGGRKYFAALWRDVTSSRQSQRALQIAYDRLRMAADAAELGIWIWTFADNSLVWDKRMFEIYGVPNDLRKDELCYRLWESSLHPEDRKHAVEKLQTALNGKGRFDPVFRIVRPDGGVRYVQAMGLIERDASGAAVQMVGTNQDITAQRELESRLQEARIAAETASRAKSDFVSNMSHEIRTPMNAVIGLSQLLLDTRLDRVQRDYVGKIQSSSNALLGILNDILDYSKIEAGRLALESVDFDLDDLLDTVIDLFSVMAEAKGLELFLEVPPDLPHRLRGDPLRLSQVLNNLVGNAVKFTERGEVHVKLEWVPQAGKEAALGVSVRDTGIGMGEEEQGQLFQSFSQADTTTTRRYGGTGLGLAISKSLVELMGGEIDVESVSGRGSTFRFTVPLLPAEAGAPARDPGELRGMRALVVDDQDTSLQLLSNILVSWEFGVSLAGSAEDGLRRLVDADRAGMPFELLIVDWKMPVMDGIEMAHRVNQMAERGEVARPPVVIMVTAYGRHQVLEASGKVRFDAVLDKPVKPSSLFDTVARIQNPGAAPPRSKRHAREADLFSLTWPIRGARVLLVEDNPTNQLVAERLLEKMGMVVELAVNGREAVERVKERDYDAVLMDLQMPVMDGFAATAAIRTLDKARGLPVIAMTAAAMVKDQRRTTAAGMNDHINKPIDPEKLAAALVRWIPPGRRLDEGRRAEADEAPFDLPGLDLDRALSHTGQSWSILRSAIARCRDDFETAAGKLDAYLRSDRWQDAERLVHTVKGLAATIGAGALYDAAQRFEDELQRRELHSRMAFEHALAAVLDSVAPLCSAQAEAIGDQRVAEHAPDPAIWLPRLRELEALLAQNRGQARALAQEVASGLAGTALAGVFGKIEAEVRQLHFKDAGEGLRALMASQGWREE, from the coding sequence ATGGAATCCTTTGACCAGTTCATCCCCCATGGCTACTGCATCAAGTGGTCGCCCGCCTTGCTGTGGACTTTCGTCATCAGCGACGGTCTGACCTTCCTGGCCTATTTCGCCATCCCAATCATCCTTTTCTTCTTCGCCCGGAGGCGCGGCGGCGCGAAAGTACGCGGCGTGCTGTTGCTATTCGCCGCCTTCATCCTGGCCTGCGGCACGACGCATCTGCTGGACGTGGTGACACTGTGGATACCGATGTATTGGCAGACCGCCATCGCCAAGGCTGTCACCGCGGCGGTGTCGGCGGCAACGCTGGTTTACTTGCTGCCGCGCGTCCCTGCCTTGGCGAGCCTGCCCAGCCTGGACCGGTTGATCGCACTCAATGAGGAACTGGCCAAGGAAATTGCCGATCGCAAGCTGGCCGAAGCAGCCTTGGCGCAGCGGGAGGAGATTTATCGGACGACGGTCCAGCAGGCCGCCGACGGCATCGTGCTGCTCGATCCCCGCACCCATTGTTTCGTCGAGTTCAACGAGGCCGCTTGTCGGGATTTGGGCTATAGCCGGGAGGAGTTTTCCCGCTTGCGGCTCTCCCAGATCAACGCGCAATTCGACGGCCAGGGGCTGGAGATGCATTTTGCAGCATTGCTGCAGGGCAGCCAGAATCTCGATTTCGTGACCGTGCACCGGCATAAGGACGGTAGTCTGATCGACGTCGAAGTCAGGAGCCGGCTGGTCGAGGTCGGGGGACGCAAGTATTTCGCGGCACTGTGGCGGGACGTCACCAGTAGCAGGCAAAGCCAGCGGGCGCTGCAGATAGCCTATGATCGCTTGCGGATGGCGGCGGACGCCGCCGAGCTGGGCATATGGATCTGGACCTTCGCCGACAACAGCCTCGTCTGGGACAAGCGGATGTTCGAAATCTACGGTGTTCCCAACGATTTGCGCAAAGACGAATTGTGTTACCGGCTGTGGGAATCCAGCCTCCACCCGGAGGATCGGAAGCACGCCGTGGAAAAGCTTCAGACGGCTTTGAACGGCAAAGGGCGCTTCGATCCGGTGTTCCGGATCGTTCGACCAGACGGCGGCGTGCGCTACGTGCAGGCGATGGGTCTCATCGAGCGCGACGCGAGCGGCGCCGCGGTGCAGATGGTCGGTACCAACCAGGACATCACGGCCCAGCGCGAGCTCGAATCCCGGCTGCAGGAAGCGAGAATCGCCGCCGAGACGGCCAGCCGGGCCAAGAGCGACTTCGTATCCAACATGAGCCACGAAATCCGCACGCCGATGAACGCCGTGATCGGATTGTCGCAACTGCTGCTGGACACTCGTCTGGACCGGGTGCAGCGCGACTATGTCGGCAAAATACAGAGCTCGTCGAACGCCCTGCTCGGCATACTCAACGACATTCTCGATTATTCCAAGATCGAAGCCGGAAGGTTGGCTCTCGAATCGGTGGACTTCGATCTGGACGATTTGCTGGATACCGTCATCGACCTGTTCTCGGTCATGGCGGAAGCCAAGGGGCTGGAGCTGTTCTTGGAGGTTCCTCCGGATTTGCCGCACCGGTTGCGGGGTGACCCGCTGCGGCTGAGCCAAGTGCTCAACAACCTGGTGGGCAATGCGGTCAAGTTCACCGAGCGCGGGGAAGTCCACGTCAAATTGGAGTGGGTGCCGCAAGCCGGAAAAGAGGCAGCGTTGGGCGTGTCGGTGCGCGACACCGGCATCGGCATGGGCGAGGAAGAGCAGGGTCAGTTGTTCCAGTCCTTCAGTCAGGCCGATACCACCACTACGCGCCGCTACGGGGGCACCGGCTTGGGCCTAGCCATCAGTAAAAGTCTGGTCGAGCTGATGGGGGGCGAGATCGACGTCGAAAGCGTGTCCGGGCGGGGCAGCACTTTCCGGTTCACGGTTCCCCTGTTGCCGGCCGAAGCCGGCGCGCCGGCGCGAGATCCGGGCGAGCTGCGCGGCATGAGGGCTTTGGTGGTGGACGATCAAGACACCTCGCTGCAGTTGCTGAGCAATATTCTCGTCTCCTGGGAATTCGGTGTGAGTCTGGCGGGGAGTGCCGAGGACGGCTTGAGGCGTCTCGTCGACGCCGATCGGGCGGGTATGCCGTTCGAGCTGCTGATCGTCGACTGGAAGATGCCGGTGATGGACGGCATCGAGATGGCGCATCGGGTCAACCAAATGGCCGAACGGGGCGAAGTGGCGCGGCCTCCCGTCGTGATCATGGTCACTGCCTACGGACGGCACCAGGTGCTGGAGGCGTCCGGAAAAGTCAGGTTCGATGCGGTCCTGGACAAACCGGTGAAGCCATCGAGCCTGTTCGATACCGTCGCTCGTATCCAGAATCCCGGTGCGGCGCCGCCGCGGTCTAAGCGGCACGCGAGAGAGGCCGACTTGTTTTCGCTGACGTGGCCCATACGCGGTGCCCGTGTGCTGCTGGTCGAGGACAATCCCACCAACCAGCTGGTCGCCGAGCGCTTGCTCGAAAAGATGGGCATGGTCGTCGAGCTGGCGGTGAACGGCCGTGAGGCCGTAGAAAGGGTGAAGGAGCGCGATTACGATGCCGTCCTGATGGATTTGCAAATGCCGGTCATGGACGGTTTTGCAGCTACTGCGGCGATACGCACTCTGGACAAAGCCCGCGGGCTTCCCGTCATTGCCATGACAGCCGCGGCCATGGTCAAGGACCAGCGGCGGACCACGGCCGCCGGCATGAACGATCACATCAACAAGCCGATCGACCCGGAGAAGCTGGCGGCGGCGCTGGTCCGTTGGATTCCGCCGGGCAGGCGACTAGATGAGGGGCGACGCGCTGAGGCCGACGAAGCACCTTTCGATTTGCCCGGCCTCGACCTCGACCGCGCCCTGTCCCATACCGGCCAAAGCTGGAGCATCCTGCGCAGCGCCATCGCCCGGTGTCGCGACGATTTCGAGACCGCAGCCGGCAAGCTGGATGCTTATCTTCGCTCTGACCGGTGGCAGGACGCGGAGCGTTTGGTACACACCGTCAAGGGCCTGGCGGCTACGATAGGCGCCGGCGCGCTGTACGACGCCGCCCAGCGGTTCGAAGACGAGTTGCAGCGCAGGGAACTTCACTCGCGCATGGCCTTTGAACACGCGCTGGCGGCGGTGCTCGATAGCGTCGCTCCGCTGTGCTCGGCGCAGGCCGAGGCAATTGGCGATCAACGCGTCGCCGAGCATGCTCCGGACCCCGCGATTTGGCTGCCGCGCTTGCGTGAGCTGGAGGCCTTGCTGGCGCAGAACCGGGGCCAGGCCAGGGCGCTGGCGCAGGAAGTCGCCTCCGGTCTTGCCGGTACGGCGCTGGCTGGGGTTTTCGGCAAGATCGAGGCTGAGGTGCGGCAATTACATTTCAAGGACGCTGGTGAGGGGCTGCGTGCCCTGATGGCATCGCAAGGCTGGAGAGAGGAATGA
- a CDS encoding EAL domain-containing response regulator, with translation MSETEDRVARILIVDDALANIDILMSALEPEFEVQFATSGAEALFLLEAGAKPDLILLDVLMPGMDGFEVCRRLKAEERTRDVPVIFLTAKDGEHDEAFGLSLGAVDYITKPFPMAIVKARLRNHIKLVLQERRLQREIAEHKAAREQLQVAGMVFNASSEGMLLVNAANRIVAVNPAFVALTGYGPEDVVGKDPKLLHSGRHDAAFYRAMWEALHTTGTWQGEIWNKRKSGEEYAEQLTINTIYDDSGEVYLRVALFADITEKKESEALIEFQARYDALTQLPNRQLFAERLAQAGERAHRDNSRVALLYIDLDHFKEVNDTLGHHQGDALLVQVAHRIRRCVSESETVTVARLGGDEFTVIVPDFEDMGEVEWLARAIIDSLSKPYQLGDHLAHVSASVGITVFPDDAPGTDGLLRNADQAMYAAKRAGRNGYQAFNPEMQRAMSMRVRLSQALRDAAQAGQLRLHYQPIVELASGRIRKAEALLRWTHPEFGEVDPAIFIPIAEDCGSIHGIGDWVFEQAARQAARWRRRFGADFQVSINVSPLQFHAGGRDFGGWLERLRELGLDGGVLAIEITETLLMDTDQAIAEKLAQFRAAGIQIALDDFGTGYSSLAYLKEFRIDYLKIDRAFVQDMTPHSKSFLLSEAIVTMAHRLGLKVIAEGVETPEQHKLLARIGCDYFQGYLFSKPLPEDAFERLLRPASCGAAFS, from the coding sequence ATGAGCGAAACTGAGGACCGGGTTGCCCGCATTCTGATCGTCGACGATGCGCTGGCGAACATAGATATCTTAATGAGCGCCCTGGAACCGGAGTTCGAGGTCCAGTTCGCGACGTCCGGGGCCGAGGCGTTATTTCTGCTGGAGGCGGGGGCGAAGCCCGACCTCATCCTGTTAGACGTGTTGATGCCGGGTATGGACGGCTTCGAGGTCTGCCGCCGACTCAAGGCGGAGGAGCGGACCCGCGACGTCCCGGTCATCTTCCTGACGGCCAAGGACGGCGAGCACGATGAAGCCTTCGGGCTGAGCCTGGGCGCGGTGGATTACATCACCAAGCCCTTTCCGATGGCCATCGTCAAGGCGCGGCTGCGCAATCATATCAAGCTGGTTTTGCAGGAACGGCGTCTGCAACGGGAGATCGCCGAACACAAGGCGGCCCGGGAGCAGCTGCAGGTGGCGGGAATGGTGTTCAACGCCTCCAGCGAAGGCATGCTGCTGGTGAACGCCGCTAACCGGATCGTGGCGGTCAATCCCGCTTTCGTCGCTCTCACGGGGTACGGCCCTGAGGACGTGGTCGGCAAGGATCCGAAACTGCTGCACTCGGGCCGGCACGATGCCGCCTTTTACCGGGCCATGTGGGAGGCTCTGCATACGACGGGGACCTGGCAGGGGGAGATCTGGAACAAGCGCAAGAGCGGCGAAGAATACGCTGAGCAGTTGACGATCAACACGATTTACGACGATTCCGGCGAAGTCTATCTGCGGGTCGCCCTGTTCGCGGACATCACCGAGAAGAAAGAATCGGAAGCCCTGATCGAGTTCCAGGCGCGCTACGACGCCTTGACTCAGCTGCCCAACCGGCAGCTGTTCGCCGAGCGACTGGCCCAGGCCGGCGAGCGGGCGCACCGCGACAACAGTCGCGTGGCGTTGCTCTACATCGATCTCGATCACTTCAAGGAGGTCAACGATACCTTGGGGCACCACCAGGGCGATGCCCTGCTGGTCCAGGTGGCGCACCGCATCCGGCGCTGTGTCAGCGAGTCGGAGACCGTGACCGTGGCCAGGCTTGGCGGCGACGAGTTCACCGTGATCGTACCGGACTTCGAGGACATGGGCGAGGTCGAGTGGCTGGCACGTGCCATCATCGACAGCCTGAGCAAGCCATACCAACTGGGGGATCATCTCGCCCATGTTTCCGCGAGCGTCGGCATCACGGTCTTTCCGGACGATGCCCCCGGCACCGACGGCCTGTTGCGGAATGCAGACCAGGCGATGTATGCGGCAAAGCGGGCGGGGCGCAACGGCTATCAGGCGTTCAATCCCGAGATGCAGCGCGCCATGTCGATGCGGGTGCGCCTGAGCCAGGCGCTGCGGGACGCGGCGCAGGCGGGCCAGTTGCGATTGCACTATCAGCCCATCGTCGAACTGGCCTCCGGCCGGATACGCAAGGCCGAGGCCTTGCTCCGCTGGACTCATCCCGAGTTCGGAGAGGTGGACCCCGCAATTTTCATACCGATCGCCGAAGACTGTGGCAGCATACACGGGATCGGCGATTGGGTGTTCGAGCAGGCGGCGCGCCAGGCGGCACGCTGGCGCCGCAGGTTCGGGGCCGATTTCCAAGTCAGCATCAACGTCTCGCCTCTGCAGTTTCATGCCGGCGGCAGGGATTTCGGCGGATGGCTGGAGCGGCTGCGGGAACTCGGGCTGGACGGCGGCGTGCTGGCGATCGAAATTACCGAGACGCTGCTGATGGATACGGACCAGGCGATCGCCGAAAAGCTCGCTCAGTTTCGGGCCGCGGGTATCCAAATAGCGCTCGACGACTTCGGGACGGGGTATTCTTCTCTGGCGTATCTCAAGGAGTTCAGGATCGATTACCTCAAGATCGACCGGGCATTCGTCCAGGACATGACGCCGCATTCCAAGAGCTTCCTGTTGTCGGAAGCCATCGTGACGATGGCGCACAGGCTGGGTTTGAAGGTCATCGCCGAAGGGGTGGAAACTCCGGAACAGCACAAGCTGCTCGCCCGCATCGGCTGCGACTACTTCCAGGGGTATCTGTTTTCCAAGCCGCTGCCGGAGGACGCGTTCGAGAGATTGCTCCGACCGGCCTCATGCGGGGCCGCATTTTCATGA
- a CDS encoding phage holin family protein encodes MIAFLVHLFLTAALLLLVAHWVRGIEVEGWGSAILGAIMLGLVNAFVRPVMVLLTLPFTILSFGLFLLVVNAFMLWMVSVLVPGIRIRGFASALLGSLLLTLLNMGVASLMGPV; translated from the coding sequence ATGATCGCATTTCTGGTGCATCTTTTTCTCACAGCGGCTCTGCTGCTGCTGGTGGCCCACTGGGTGCGGGGCATCGAGGTGGAGGGCTGGGGTTCGGCGATTCTCGGCGCGATCATGCTGGGCTTGGTGAACGCCTTCGTGCGGCCGGTCATGGTGCTGCTCACCCTGCCGTTCACGATCCTCAGCTTCGGGCTCTTCCTCCTGGTGGTCAACGCTTTCATGCTATGGATGGTGTCCGTCCTGGTTCCCGGCATCCGCATCCGTGGTTTCGCTTCGGCCTTGCTGGGGAGCCTCCTGCTCACGTTGCTTAACATGGGCGTCGCCTCCCTGATGGGACCGGTGTGA
- the hemW gene encoding radical SAM family heme chaperone HemW, whose translation MLKPPPLGLYIHVPWCVRKCPYCDFNSHRFEGSLPEHDYIATLLQDLSRDARRVPGRTVESVFIGGGTPSLLSPEAIGLLLDGVRSRITLSSEAEITLEANPGTAESAKFKGFREAGVNRLSIGVQSFDDAKLTALGRIHDGRTAVEAASMAREAGFGNFNLDLMFGLPGQTVAEVERDVETAIALGPTHVSFYQLTLEPNTLFHRFPPSLPEDDDIWDIQRAGQALLAEHGYCQYEVSAYARDGFRCRHNLNYWRFGDYLGIGAGAHGKLTDPASGRVTRLWKTRHPAQYLETLGLGGEHLVDPDNLPFEFLMNRLRLRDGFELGSFTEGTGLEACALEPALSECLSERLLERTGSLIRCTDTGWNFLDDVLQRFLPPA comes from the coding sequence ATGCTGAAACCGCCGCCATTGGGACTTTACATCCACGTGCCCTGGTGCGTGCGCAAGTGTCCGTACTGCGATTTCAACTCCCACCGCTTCGAGGGAAGCCTGCCGGAGCACGATTATATCGCGACCCTGCTGCAGGATTTGTCGCGAGACGCGAGAAGGGTTCCGGGCCGCACGGTGGAATCTGTGTTCATCGGCGGCGGCACCCCCAGCCTGCTGAGCCCCGAAGCCATCGGCCTATTACTGGATGGCGTCAGGTCGCGCATCACCCTCTCCAGCGAAGCCGAGATCACTCTCGAAGCCAATCCCGGCACGGCGGAAAGCGCCAAATTCAAGGGTTTCCGCGAAGCCGGCGTCAACCGCCTGTCGATCGGCGTGCAGAGCTTCGACGACGCGAAACTGACCGCGCTGGGCCGCATCCACGACGGCCGCACTGCCGTCGAAGCGGCCTCCATGGCGCGCGAGGCCGGATTCGGCAACTTCAACCTGGACCTGATGTTCGGCCTGCCGGGCCAGACCGTCGCCGAGGTGGAACGGGATGTGGAAACCGCCATCGCGCTGGGGCCAACCCATGTCTCCTTCTACCAGCTCACCCTCGAACCCAACACCCTGTTCCACCGTTTTCCGCCCTCCCTCCCGGAGGACGACGACATTTGGGACATCCAGCGCGCCGGCCAAGCCCTGCTCGCCGAACACGGCTACTGCCAATACGAGGTCTCGGCCTATGCCCGCGACGGCTTCCGCTGCCGCCATAACCTGAACTATTGGCGCTTCGGCGACTATTTAGGCATCGGCGCCGGTGCTCACGGCAAGCTCACCGACCCGGCCTCCGGACGGGTCACGCGGCTATGGAAAACCCGCCACCCCGCGCAATACTTGGAAACCCTAGGGCTCGGCGGCGAGCACCTCGTCGATCCGGACAACCTGCCCTTCGAATTCCTGATGAACCGCTTGCGGCTGCGGGACGGTTTCGAGCTTGGCAGCTTCACCGAAGGCACAGGACTCGAGGCTTGCGCCCTGGAACCCGCTCTGTCGGAATGCCTGAGCGAAAGGCTGCTGGAGCGCACGGGCAGCCTTATCCGCTGTACCGACACCGGCTGGAATTTTCTGGACGACGTATTGCAGCGCTTCCTTCCGCCTGCCTGA
- a CDS encoding ABC transporter ATP-binding protein — protein sequence MTSLIQVQELYRYYGDHCAVNNVSFTLEKGEILGFLGPNGAGKSSTMQMICGNLAPTSGQILINGIDILDQPREAKRELGYLPEIPPVYRDLTVDEYLEFCARLHGISRERLRRAVDTAKERCGLTEVGPRLINNLSKGYQQRVGIAQAIVHMPAVIVLDEPTVGLDPIQIREIRELIRELGREHGVILSTHILPEVQESCTHVQIIHKGKLVLNGTIASLEQRMRASSLLVATRDPLDQRQLYGLEGVQSIEDMGHNRYRIFHDKDKDPAVQVAEVVVGAGWGLAELVPERRSMEQIFIDITQTDPQGEEQAA from the coding sequence ATGACGAGCCTGATTCAAGTTCAAGAACTCTATAGGTATTACGGCGATCATTGCGCCGTAAACAACGTGAGCTTTACGCTGGAAAAAGGCGAGATTCTCGGATTTCTCGGCCCCAACGGCGCCGGCAAGTCCTCGACCATGCAGATGATCTGCGGGAATCTCGCTCCGACCTCCGGCCAGATCCTGATCAACGGGATCGACATCCTCGACCAGCCGCGCGAGGCCAAGCGGGAACTCGGTTATCTTCCGGAGATTCCGCCGGTCTACCGCGATTTGACCGTGGACGAATACCTCGAGTTCTGCGCCCGGCTCCACGGCATCAGCCGGGAGCGTCTACGGCGGGCGGTCGACACCGCCAAGGAGCGTTGCGGCCTCACCGAGGTGGGACCGCGCCTGATCAACAACCTGTCGAAGGGTTACCAGCAGCGCGTCGGCATCGCCCAGGCCATCGTGCACATGCCGGCGGTGATCGTGCTGGACGAGCCCACGGTGGGGCTGGACCCGATCCAGATCCGCGAAATCCGCGAGCTGATCCGGGAACTTGGCCGCGAACACGGGGTGATCCTGTCGACCCACATTCTGCCGGAAGTACAGGAGTCCTGCACCCACGTCCAGATCATCCACAAGGGTAAGCTGGTGCTCAATGGCACGATCGCGAGCCTGGAGCAGCGGATGCGCGCCTCCAGCCTGTTGGTGGCCACCCGCGACCCGCTCGATCAGCGCCAGCTCTACGGCCTGGAAGGCGTGCAATCCATCGAGGATATGGGGCACAACCGCTACCGCATCTTCCACGACAAGGACAAGGACCCGGCGGTCCAGGTCGCCGAAGTCGTGGTCGGCGCCGGCTGGGGACTGGCCGAACTGGTGCCGGAGCGGCGCAGCATGGAGCAGATCTTCATCGACATCACCCAAACCGATCCGCAGGGCGAGGAGCAGGCGGCATGA
- a CDS encoding ABC transporter permease subunit: protein MMAFTIAARELRTLFLSPLAWSVLGVIQIILGYMFLAQLDYFMMMQPRMAGMEEMPGVTDLIVAPLFGNAGVILLLVTPLLTMRLISEERRNRTLSLLFTAPVSMADIILGKYLGVFFFLLIMVGMLALMPLSLLMGGGLDLGKLASCILALTLLLAGFAAVGLYISASSNQPTVAAVATFGALLLLWIIDWTGGAEGDANGVLQYLSLLRHYEALLKGLVSTTDLIYFLLFILTFLVLSVHRLDNDRLQK from the coding sequence ATGATGGCGTTCACAATCGCAGCGCGCGAATTGCGCACCCTCTTCCTGTCGCCGCTGGCCTGGTCGGTGCTCGGCGTGATCCAGATCATCCTGGGCTACATGTTCCTGGCTCAGCTCGATTACTTCATGATGATGCAGCCGCGCATGGCCGGCATGGAGGAAATGCCGGGCGTGACCGATCTGATCGTGGCGCCGCTGTTCGGCAATGCCGGCGTCATTCTGCTGCTGGTGACCCCGCTGCTCACCATGCGCCTGATCAGCGAGGAGCGCCGCAACCGGACCCTGAGCCTGTTGTTCACCGCCCCGGTGTCGATGGCCGACATCATCCTGGGCAAATACCTGGGCGTGTTCTTCTTCCTGCTGATCATGGTCGGCATGCTGGCGCTCATGCCGCTGTCCCTGCTGATGGGCGGCGGGCTCGACCTCGGCAAGCTGGCTTCCTGCATCCTGGCCTTGACGCTGCTGCTGGCCGGTTTCGCCGCGGTAGGCCTGTACATTTCGGCCTCGTCCAATCAGCCCACGGTGGCGGCGGTCGCGACCTTCGGCGCCTTGCTATTGCTGTGGATCATCGACTGGACCGGCGGCGCGGAGGGCGATGCCAACGGCGTGCTGCAGTATCTGTCTCTGCTGCGGCATTACGAAGCACTGCTGAAAGGCTTGGTTTCGACCACCGACCTGATCTATTTCCTCCTGTTCATCCTGACGTTTCTGGTTCTGAGCGTCCACCGTCTGGATAACGACCGGCTGCAAAAATGA